A genome region from Vanessa cardui chromosome 24, ilVanCard2.1, whole genome shotgun sequence includes the following:
- the LOC124540249 gene encoding uncharacterized protein LOC124540249 — MGIDTTSWDVIVNYIVVSRLDSESRKLWEAKVSELDSETLPTWNQLVNFLESRFRTFEMICGNNKSMVKSPNVHSNNTKAKVFHSTAQEDNKRAIPSCTICKGQHLLYQCKQFAKQTPKERTEVIQSRRLCFNCFAPTHSVKECRSSTCCRRCGRRHHTLLHLERSELPSLSEVGKVNKDNTERETPVIAHLVTKRNQKEMLLATAIVRASSANGYSQVVRVLIDPCSEGSFINEAMTQSLGLKRTNINGLVSGIGDKLARSRGMVSLSLESIHNQKSKHAINVDAYVLPKLTSFLPTCQTKITDWPEIKRLSLADPEYGSPAKIDMILGVEVYEEIILEGLLKHPTEKGPIAQETQFGWVLSGRVRNNVTAKNPQLVGFHIRVKEDDLLKKFWEIEREPDAILKKFTKEEIKCEQFFEATTTRDNEGRYVVRLPFKEHNPRCVEGKTRDIALRRFHYLERKLQNNPPLYEEYKRVINGYKDQNHMVQIQNIEDIHNPKAVYLPHHPVIREDKETTKVRIVFDASCKGVNKVSLNDCFLVGPKLQQDLRHILMRWRRHPFCIIADLVQMYRQVRVEEKDTDFQRILWRSNPNDPIEHYKLLRLTFGTACAPYLAVKALQQLAKDEEAQYPRAAKIALQDYYIDDLLTGCETEMEAVEIFEEMNNLMSAGGFCLQKWCSNSERLMNHIEDGCKKLDKPLIYKINNTIKVLGISWNKTTDSFEYTLQLPNLCERITKRKVLSDIARLYDPMGWISPVIITAKIFIQKLWKAKLDWDENLPTELYKEWCSFRQDLHNVRNIVIPRWLQSHKDDKIELHAFADASQAAYAGAVYMKVSPVEKEISIPRLELCAALLATKLIYEVSQIMQIPKEDLYAWSDSTVVLAWVRGEPTRWNTFVSNRVSEIHTMLDSSQFRHIETINNPADFASRGIKGADLAGLTMWWHGPACLHHNYTYDFRDDFSTSVEERPIKTLTAVIQSEQEFVWTRFSNLTRMVRILAYCKRYIGILRSSRKNRVIISKERRIKEFEIINVKEMDEVLQIIIRNTQHIYYAEEIQHINSHGEVKRKSSLHTLCPILEKNGVLRVGGRIKESEARFDVKHPVILPRAEKELREMFLTAQSKLPIEIAQVLANDGTSWHFIPPNAPNFGGLWEAGIKSAKTHLKRVIGDSTLTFEELSTVLTQIEACLNSRPMTYLSEDPGDPQPLTPGHFLIGEQMVAIPDEAPTDVQVTGLQRWKMTQKMVNDFWRKWSEEYLVSLNQRYKWFTKKQDPDIGNIVVIKDHNLPPTKWKVIEDDSNVNLTEDSDDNIAEISNQEKVSSSENDIDKARKTAAENLVKPAKKM; from the exons ATGGGCATAGACACCACCTCATGGGATGTAATCGTTAACTACATAGTGGTGTCAAGACTAGACTCAGAGTCAAGAAAGTTGTGGGAAGCAAAAGTCAGTGAGTTAGATTCGGAAACATTACCAACGTGGAATCAACTTGTAAATTTCTTAGAGTCAAGATTCCGGACATTTGAAATGATCTGTGGCAACAACAAGTCCATGGTAAAATCCCCAAATGTACATTCCAACAACACCAAAGCAAAGGTGTTTCATTCCACCGCCCAAGAAGATAATAAACGAGCAATTCCTTCTTGTACTATTTGCAAGGGTCAGCATCTGTTATATCAATGCAAACAATTTGCAAAGCAAACTCCTAAAGAGAGAACTGAAGTAATACAATCAAGGAGACTCTGCTTCAATTGTTTTGCACCTACACATTCCGTTAAAGAATGTCGATCGTCAACTTGTTGCCGCCGCTGCGGTAGACGACACCACACTTTGCTGCATCTGGAGAGGAGTGAACTACCAAGTTTATCAGAAGTTGGCAAGGTCAATAAGGATAATACTGAAAGGGAGACACCAGTGATAGCTCATTTGGTTACAAAAAGGAATCAGAAGGAAATGTTGTTGGCTACTGCCATAGTCAGAGCAAGTTCCGCAAATGGGTACTCACAAGTTGTACGAGTTCTTATTGATCCATGTTCAGAGGGTTCTTTTATAAACGAAGCAATGACACAATCACTGGGTTTAAAGAGAACCAATATCAATGGTCTAGTCTCCGGTATAGGTGATAAGTTGGCAAGGTCAAGAGGCATGGTGTCTTTAAGCCTAGAGTCAATTCACAACCAAAAATCAAAGCACGCAATAAATGTTGATGCCTACGTATTACCAAAGTTGACATCATTTTTACCAACATGTCAAACAAAGATTACCGACTGGCCAGAAATTAAGAGACTTAGCTTGGCTGACCCTGAGTATGGATCACCTGCAAAAATCGATATGATTCTAGGAGTAGAAGTGTATGAAGAAATAATTCTAGAGGGCCTCTTAAAACATCCAACAGAGAAGGGCCCGATAGCGCAAGAGACACAATTTGGTTGGGTTCTATCAGGTCGAGTAAGAAACAATGTCACTGCAAAAAACCCCCAATTAGTCGGTTTTCATATAAGAGTAAAAGAGGAtgacctattaaaaaaattctggGAAATTGAAAGAGAGCCTGATGCAATTTTGAAGAAGTTTACGAAAGAAGAAATTAAATGTGAACAATTTTTTGAAGCCACTACTACAAGAGATAACGAAGGTCGATACGTGGTGCGTTTACCTTTCAAAGAACATAATCCAAGATGTGTTGAAGGTAAGACAAGAGATATAGCCTTGCGTAGATTCCACTACTTAGAGCGAAAATTGCAAAATAATCCACCTTTATATGAAGAATACAAACGCGTAATTAATGGATACAAGGACCAAAATCACATGGTACAGATACAGAACATTGAAGACATACATAACCCAAAGGCCGTGTACTTGCCTCATCATCCAGTGATCCGAGAAGATAAAGAGACAACTAAGGTACGCATCGTCTTCGATGCGTCTTGCAAGGGCGTGAACAAGGTGTCTTTGAACGATTGTTTTCTTGTTGGACCGAAGCTGCAGCAAGATCTGCGCCACATTTTGATGCGATGGAGACGTCATCCTTTTTGCATAATAGCAGATCTCGTACAAATGTACAGACAAGTTCGAGTAGAGGAGAAGGACACTGACTTTCAGCGCATTCTTTGGCGATCGAACCCTAATGATCCTATTGAACATTACAAACTTTTGAGACTTACTTTTGGTACTGCCTGTGCCCCTTATTTGGCTGTAAAGGCATTACAACAACTTGCAAAGGATGAAGAAGCACAGTACCCTCGTGCAGCTAAAATCGCTCTTCAGGATTATTACATAGATGACTTGCTAACAGGATGTGAGACGGAGATGGAAGCAGTAGAGATATTTGAAGAAATGAATAACCTGATGAGTGCAGGTGGGTTTTGCCTACAAAAATGGTGTAGTAACAGTGAGAGATTAATGAATCATATTGAAGATGGATGCAAGAAATTAGACAAACCcttaatttacaaaatcaataatacGATTAAGGTGTTGGGTATTAGTTGGAATAAAACCACTGATAGTTTCGAGTATACACTACAACTACCAAATTTATGTGAACGTATTACGAAGCGCAAGGTTCTTTCTGATATTGCTAGATTATATGATCCAATGGGCTGGATTTCGCCAGTAATTATAACAGCAAAGATATTCATCCAAAAATTATGGAAGGCTAAGCTAGATTGGGATGAGAACTTACCCACCGAGTTGTATAAGGAATGGTGCTCATTTCGTCAAGATCTGCACAACGTAAGAAATATTGTTATACCAAGATGGTTGCAGTCTCATAAGGATGATAAAATAGAATTACACGCGTTTGCAGATGCATCTCAGGCAGCATACGCTGGTGCTGTCTATATGAAA GTATCTCCAGTTGAAAAGGAAATAAGTATTCCTCGGCTAGAGTTATGCGCCGCCTTGCTCGCGACTAAATTGATTTACGAAGTTTCGCAAATTATGCAAATACCTAAAGAAGATTTATACGCATGGTCGGATTCCACAGTCGTATTAGCTTGGGTTCGTGGAGAACCGACGCGATGGAATACATTTGTTAGTAACAGGGTTTCGGAAATTCATACCATGCTAGATTCCAGTCAGTTCCGTCACATCGAAACAATTAATAATCCTGCAGATTTTGCTTCTAGGGGTATAAAAGGAGCTGATTTAGCTGGTCTTACGATGTGGTGGCACGGTCCAGCCTGCCTGCACCACAACTATACGTACGATTTTCGCGATGATTTCTCCACCTCTGTTGAGGAGCGGCCCATAAAGACTTTAACAGCCGTCATTCAATCAGAACAGGAATTTGTCTGGACAAGATTTTCAAACTTAACAAGAATGGTCAGGATTTTAGCATATTGTAAGAGATACATAGGAATATTAAGGTCATCAAGGAAAAATAGAGTAATAATATCAAAAGAACGAAGGATCAAagagtttgaaattattaatgtgaaagaaATGGATGAAGTTCTTCAGATCATTATAAGAAACACCCAACATATTTATTATGCGGAAGAAATACAACATATAAACTCTCATGGAGaagttaaaagaaaaagttcattgcATACTCTCTGCCccattttagaaaaaaatggaGTCTTGAGAGTAGGTGGCCGTATTAAGGAGTCAGAAGCGAGATTTGATGTAAAGCATCCAGTTATTTTACCGA GAGCGGAAAAGGAGTTAAGAGAAATGTTCCTCACTGCCCAATCCAAGCTCCCTATAGAAATCGCTCAGGTACTTGCAAACGACGGAACCTCTTGGCATTTCATCCCACCAAATGCACCTAACTTTGGTGGTCTATGGGAAGCAGGTATAAAATCAGCCAAGACACACCTTAAACGCGTGATTGGAGATTCAACTTTAACTTTTGAGGAACTCTCAACTGTTCTGACCCAGATTGAGGCCTGCCTTAATTCACGGCCTATGACATATTTGAGTGAAGACCCCGGAGATCCACAACCATTAACTCCCGGTCATTTTTTAATCGGTGAACAAATGGTTGCGATTCCCGATGAAGCTCCGACTGACGTACAAGTAACTGGCCTGCAGAGATGGAAGATGACACAAAAAATGGTAAATGATTTTTGGAGAAAATGGTCAGAAGAATACCTGGTTAGCCTCAATCAAAGGTACAAGTGGTTCACAAAGAAGCAAGATCCGGATATAGGCAACATCGTTGTGATTAAAGATCATAACCTACCACCAACAAAATG